The Pseudomonadota bacterium DNA window CCTTGGCCGGCGGATTCATCCACAGGTCGATCATGTCGATGCGGGCATCGCGACCGATGGTGTAGACGTAGCGCCCCGAGGCCGACGGACGCGAGATGTGCACCGCGTAGCCGGTCTTGATGATGTTGACGATTTCCTTGGTGTCACCATCGATCACCGCCACTTCGCCGCTGTCACGCAAGGTGACGACGAAGAAGTTGTCGATGTTGCGCTTGTGCATCGGTGCGGTCGGACGCTTCTCCGGCGCCACCAGCACCTTCCAGCTCTTCATCATCTGCTCCATGCCGAACTCCGGCGGTTCGGGCGGCGGATGTTGCAGGTAGCGGGCCAGTCCATCGATCTGCGCGTCGGTAAGCGCACCGGAGGTTCCCCAGTTCGGCATGCCGGCCGGTGAGCCATAGGTGATCATGGTCTTGAGATATTCGGTGCCCTTGACCCGCGCGATGTCGGTCGTCAGCGGCTTGCCCGTTGCGCCCTTGCGCAGCACACCGTGGCAGCCCGCGCAACGCTCAAAGTAGATCTGCTTCGAGGCGTCGAACTCGGTGACCGTCATCGGCGGCCCGTCGGAGGTGATCATGTCAGCGGTCTCGCCGGCCGGGATCGGGCTCGGCGCGCCGCTGTAGGCATGCTCGGCGTCACTGGCCAGCGGGTGACGGGATTGCGCCGCCGCGTCCGCCGCCGGTGCCGCGCCGCCGCGCGTCGCCGCCACCTGCGCGGGAGTCACCGCACCGCCGCCGTTCCACTTGGTCAGCACGTAGCTGAGTGCCGCGGCGATTTCGTCGTCCTTGAGATAGGCCATCGGCGGCATCGCGCCCTGGTAATCGACGCCATTGACGGTGATCTTGCCGGTCAGGCCCTTGACCACCGCGGTAATCGCGCGGTTGACATCAGCCTTGAGATAATCCGAATTGACGAGGGGAGGGAAGGCGCCCGGCATGCCGAGGCCTGTCGCCTGGTGGCAGGCTGCGCAAACCCGCCCATAGACCTCTTCACCGAGCTTGAGCTGGTCCGGTGCAGCAGCCTGTTTCATCTCCGCCTCGTGGCCCGCGGTCGGACCGGGCTCGGCGCTGGCGAGCGAGGCGACGAGCGACAGCGCGCCCATCACGCACCCCGCCCCCACTGCCCTCAATGCCTTTCTTGCTCTCATTTCGCACCCCCATGGTTCACAAAAAAAATAACCTGTCGTCATTAAAGGTAATAGCAGTGCATTTGTTCCTTGATCAATATCAAGCTGCACCCGTCGCCGCTCAATAACGCAGGTTGACGGTGAAATTGGCATGCACTCCCGGCCAGCTCGCGATCTCGACTCGCGGGTCGTCCGGCGCCAGGCGCCGTACCTCGGCATAGGACCACACCCGCTGATTGCCAAGGTTGTACAGACCGAGATGGCAGCTCGCATGGGGACTCGGCGCCCAATGCATGATGAGGTCGACCACCGTGCGTGCCGGCGGTACGAAGAACGGCGCGGTGCTGAAATCCGTGCGGTTCTGATGCGCGTAGTGGGTGACGTGCAAGTCGGCCGCGAACGGCCACGCGGAGGGTTGCCAGCGCAACGAGAACAGCGCCTTCATCGGCGTGACGGTGTTGAGCGGCTGCTTGCTGACTTCGTTGGTGCCGTGCGCCCAGTGCATGCTGGAGGCCAGCCGGAAATCTTCCAGGCGCGGCCACAGCGCGCCGAGCTGCTGTTCGAATTCCGCCTCCACGCCGTAGATGCTGGCTTCGGCGAGATTGCGCGATTGGAACAATTGCGCGCCGCTCACCGGATCGACGCCGAGTCGCGCGCGGCTCTCGATGAAATCCTCGTAACGCGCATAGTAGGCGCCGGCCTCGAAGCGCGTGCCGCGCCAGTCGAAGCGAAAGCCGGCTTCGGCATTGCGTGATCGTTCGGGCTTCAGATCGGGATTGGGCAGTGCGCGCACGTTGAGCGCGGCGAGATCGAGATAGAGATTGACATCAGCGGCGGGCGGCGCGCGAAAGCCTTCGGCGTAATTGGCGTACAGCGCCAGCGCATCCACCACCCGCCAGGTGGCGCCCAGGCGCAGCGTGAGATCGTCGTCCTCGAGATCTGTCATGCGTGACTGGTCGGTGAATATGCTGTCGGTCTTGGCATTGAGGTCGAAGTGATCCCAGCGCAGCGCCGGCACGATGCTGACGCGGCCGAGGATGATTTCGTCCTGGCCGTACACACCGACCTCGGTGGAATCCGAGACCGGCATGTCGCGCAGCGGAAAGCGCTCGCCGAGCAAGGTCGTGCTGGCGATGCCGGTGACGCGGTCGGTGGACAGGCCGGTACGCGATTCGGTCAGGCGCGAATCGTCCCACTCGACGCCCGACACCAGCACGTGCTCGAGGGGGCCGGTGACGAAATTCCAGCGTGTTCGCATTTCACCGCCGTAGCCGCGCTCGCGCAGCTTGAAATTGCGCTCGAGAAACAGCGCGTGGCCGGTCGGTCCGAGGCGCTCCTCGTCGGTGAACTGGCGCGTGCTGTCGTCCTGGCGATAGAGCGTCACGCTGCCTTCGTCCATCCAGCCGATGCGCGGCAGCGTATAGGTCACGGCCGTGCGCCAGCGGTCCTGCTGGTCATCGCCGCCGAGACGACTGGTGGTGGCGAATCGCCCAAAGCCGAGCAGGGCATGCAGATCGCTGTCGGCGGCGCGACGAAAGTAGTCGAGCGAGGTGCGCAGCGTGCTGCCGTTACTGAAGTCGTGGGTCCATTTGCTGAACGACTGCCATTGGTAGAAATCGACGCGGTCGTCGGCCACGCCGCGCGCGCGGTTGTCCGGCTCGTCGCCGCTGCGATAGCTGAAGGATGTCACGAGCGCGTCGCTGGCTTGCGCATAGGCGTAGGTGCCTTGGCCCATGGCACTGTCATTGCCGCCGAAATATCCGGCATTACCACACACGTAGTGAGTGCGCCCGGGTGCCACCAGGTCGCGACCGTCGACCGAGTCAATCACCATCACGCCGCCGAGCGCATCGGAGCCGTACAGCGCCGAGGCCGGGCCGCGCAGGATCTCGATGCGCTTGATGATCGCGGGGTCAAGGCTCAAGCGGCTGCTGTCGGCAAAATTGCCGACATTGAACTGCTGCGGCAGCGGCACGCCATCGAACTCCAGTGCCACGCGATTGCCGCCTATGCCGCGAATGCTCAAGCCGGTCGCGCCAAAGCGCGGGGTGTCGACGTCGCTTTCCAGGCTTGCCTCGTAGCGCGATATGTCGCCGAGGCCCTGCGCCTGTTCCATCGCCAGGCGCTCCTGCGTGATGACCGTGACCGGCGCCGGCACCGTCCAGCGCGGTCTTTCGGTCTTGGCGCCGACCACCACGATTTCCTCGAGGTGGCTGGGCGCGTCGGCGCTCGCGGCCTGCGCGCCCCATGGTGCGAGCAGTGCGAATGCCGCGCAGCATCGCAGTGTTATCGGGTATTTGAGATCCATGTCTTCGCTCCGGCGACTCATTGCGTTGATTGAGTATGGTCGGCAACGCAACGCGCGCTTGGCAACCGCGTCGACGTGCCCGTGGGGCGCGTTGGCATCACCTGCGCGGAAAGGATCTATCGTGACGCGAGCGCTTACATGATTTCGATCATGGTTTGCATCGCGAGCGAACCGCCATCGACTTCAAGCGCTGGCTGTATGCGCGTGGCGTCGTCGCATGCCGAACATCAAGGCCACGCCGCCAGCGGCGCACACATCGTGCGCCACCAGCAGCGCGGCGGGTGCGCCGAGCCATGCGGCACTGGCGCCGATGAGCCATTGCGCAAGCGCGAGTGTCTTGAGCAGGCGCGCCTCGAAGGCGAGACCTGCCGCGCGTGCCTGCCGGGCCACGCGCATCGCCCAGCCCGCGGCGACGATCGCCAGGCCCAGGTGCACGAAGGCCGCTGCTGTCGGCGCGCCCGCGCCGGCGGTCGCACCGAGCGCGATCTGCATGGCCCATAGCAGCACACCCAGGCGCGCATCGCGGGCAAGGCGCTGCGCGGTGCGGGCATCGTCCACTGCCTGCGTGCGCGTGATGCCGAAGGCGACCGCCAGCATCGCGTAGCCACCGAACAGGTTGCCGAACACCACCGGCAGCGCGCGCGAGCCGGCGCTGGCGATGCCGAGCACCGACAGCGCCACGGCCAGCAGCAGCAGTAGCCAGGCCGCGCGCGCCGTGTCGCGATCGCGTGGTGGCCGCGCCAGGGCCACGACCAGCAGCACCAGTATCACCAGCAGCGCGGAGGAGGCGGCCACGCGGTGCACGGCGCGTGCCGGGCGCAATTGTTCGGCGCTGGCGCTCGCGTGCAGGGTCGCAGGGGTCGTCATGACCGCTCTGCACAGCGGCCAGATGTCGCAGGTCGCGCGCGGCTGCGCGAGGCGCAACCAGGCGCTGACGCCGATGACGACGAGCATGAGCATGACCAGCGTCCAGGCCAACGCCTGGACGGTGTGATGGCGACGGGCGGACAGCATCGTGCTTGAGAACTGCGATTAGCCTGCCTAACATCATAGGCGAAGTGCGGCGTCGTCACGACGCAACGTCCTGTGCAAACACGCTTGAAGACGTGAGCACCCTTGAGCTAAGTCAAGGCATTGTTGCGACGCATTTCCGCACTATCGGCATACGACTCCAATCAGCAGCCATGGACACGGCATCGTGCGTGGCTGCGCGATTGGATATCCCAACAATGTGCCCGCAGTGGAGGAACAGACCGATGAGCGATCACCCAGACGATCATGGAGATGACGGACACGGCCCCGTGCCCTTCATGCAGCAGCTGCTGGACAACCCGTTCATGCTGCTGTTCCTCGGGGTGCTGATCCCGATGGTGCTCTACAACCTGTGGGGCGTCATCGACATTCTCAGCGTGCCGGTCAGCAAGTAAGCATCGCTTCCACCAGCAGCCAAGAGGATTGCAACGATGAGCGCGATACTCCCCCCGTCGGAACGAGTCTGGTACAAGCACCCGATAGACCGCGTCGAGGGCACCTGGATAGCGATAGCGCTGACCTGGTGCCTGATCATGTTCTTCATGATGATCGGCTGGCATATCTGGGGCAAACAGAATCTCTCCACCGAGACCTACCGGACCACCGCCGAGCAATACACCGCCAAGGTGCAGGCGATGGTCGACAAATACACGGTGCGCACCGAAACCGATCAGAAAATCCCGGTGGTCGCGGCGCCGCCCGGCAGCGACATCTTCCTGGTCGCGCGCCTATGGAGCTTCTGGCCGATCCTGGAACTGGAGAACGGCAAGACCTACCGCCTGCACCTGAGCTCGATGGACTACAACCACGGGTTCTCGCTGCAACCGGCCAACATCAATATCCAGGTCGTGCCGGGTTATGAGCACGTGGTGACCATCACGCCCAATCAATCCGGGCAATATTCGGTGGTGTGTAACGAATTCTGCGGCATTGGCCATCATGCGATGGTCAGCCGGCTGTATGTCAAGTGAGGAGAGTACGATGAGCATCGCAACCACTTATCGCACCTGTCCACGGTCCGGTCTGCAGTTCGAGAAGAACGCCGAAGCGCTCATGAAGGCCAACGCCTTCATCGGCGTGGTGTGGCTGCTGATCGGTGGCATTCTCGCCGTCGGCGTGGTGCTGACGCGCTGGCCGGCCGTGCATTGGCTGCCAGCCGACAAGTTCTACATGGTGTTGACCGCCCACGGTATCGACATGCTGATCTTCTGGATCATCTTCTTCGAAGTCGCGGTGCTGTACTTCGCCTCGTCGAGCTTGCTGCGTTGTCGACTCGCCACGCCACGTGTCGCCTGGCTCGCCTTTGCGCTGATGCTGATCGGCTCGGTGCTGAACAATGTCACGGTCTTTCGCGGCGCCTCGAGCGTGATGATGACGTCCTACGTGCCGATGATGGCCGAGCCCAATTTCTACCTGGGCCTCATCCTGTTCGCGGTGGGGGCGCTCATCGCCTGCTTCGTGTTCTTCGGCACGCTGGTGGTGGCGAAACGCGAAAAGACCTATGAAGGTTCGGTGCCGCTGGTGACCTTCGGCGCCATCACGGCGGCCATCATCGCGGTGTTCACCATCAGTTCGGGCGCCATCATCCTGATCCCGACCTGGCTGAAAGCGCTGGGCATCGTGCACGAAGTCGATGCGCTGGTGTATCGCACGGTGTGGTGGGCTTTCGGGCATTCCTCGCAGCAGATCAACGTCGCCGCGCATATATCGGTGTGGTACCTGGTCGCCGCCGTGGCGTTCGGCGCCAAACCGATGAGCGAGCGCGTCAGTCGCATGGCCTTCCTGCTGTACATCCTGTTCCTGCAGCTGGCCAGCGCGCATCACCTGCTCGCCGACCCGGGCCTGTCGACGCCGTGGAAAGTGGTCAACACCAGCTACTTCATGTATTTCGCGGTGCTGGCCTCGATGATTCACGGCCTGACCATCCCGGGTGCGATGGAAGTGGCGCAGCGGCGCAAGGGCTATACCAAGGGCCTGTTCGAATGGCTGCGCAAGGCGCCGTGGGGCAACCCGACCTTCTCCGGCGTGTTCATTGCCATCATCGGCTTCGGCTTCCTGGGCGGCATCTCGGGCGTGATGATGGGCACCGAGCAGCTCAACATGATCATCCACAACACCATCTACGTGCCTGGTCATTTCCATGCCACGGTGGTGATAGGCACCACGCTGACCTTCATGGCGCTGACCTACTACCTGATCCCGGTGCTGTTCAAGCGCGAGATGATCGCGCCGGGACTCGCCAAGTGGCAGCCCTACCTGTTCGGCTTCTCGATGTATTTCTTCTGCCTGGTGATGATGGGCGCCGGTACCTTGGGCGTCGAACGCCGCCATTGGGACATGGCCTTCGGCGGTTCGCCGCTCGCCTATGAGTGGCCGGGCGCGGCCTATCTCATGATGGGGCTGGTGGGCGTCGCCGGTGTGGCGGCCATCCTGGGTGGCGCGATCTACATCTTCATCACGGTCGGGTCGCTGCTGTGGGGCCGCCGGCTCGAGGACGGCGAAGTCAGCGCGCGCTTCGTGCCGGTGGCGCGCGCGGCGCCGACCGCCATTGCCCAGACCTATGGCTCGGCGGGCTTTGCCGCCCCCGGTACCTTTGCGCTGGCGATGGTGTTCCTGATCTCCTTCGTCCTCTACTACTTCATCAACTGGAAGTACCTCTCGACCCTGTGGGGTTTGAGTTGAGCACCGGTCACTGACGCGGGGGATCTCCATGAACAGCGCACCCATGGCCTTATCAGTCGACGACCAGCCGCGTTGGCGGCTGGTGGCCGGCGTGTTCAAGCTGCGCATCGGCATGCTGATCATGCTGACTGCGCTGGCGGGGCTGGCCATAGCGCCGGCCCCCGCGCCGGCGGCCTGGCGCGTGCTGGTGATGGCGCTCGCGGTGTTTGTCGCCTCGGCGAGTTCGGGGGCATTCAACCAGTTCGTCGAAGCCGACAGCGACCGGCGCATGGTGCGCACCCGCAACCGTGCCTTCGCGAGCGGCGCGCTGCGTGCCGGCCCGGCCTGGATGGGCGTGATTGTCGGCCTGCTGGCGCTGGCGGTTGCGACCACCTGGGCGGTGCTGAATGGTACGGCCGCGGTGTTCCTGTTCCTCGGCGCCTTCACCTACGGGGTGGTCTACACCGTGGCCCTGAAGCGCCGTACCTGGCTCAACATCGTGTTCGGCGGCTTGGCCGGCAGCTTCGCGGTCCTGACCGGCGCGGCGGCGGCCGATCCGCAGCTCGGCGTGCTGCCCTTGCTGCTTGCGTTGATCCTGTTCCTGTGGACGCCGCCGCATTTCTGGAGTCTCGCCATCGCCAACTGCGCGGACTACGCGGCCGCTGACGTGCCGATGTTGCCGGTGGTGGTCGGCGTGCCACGCGCGGCGCGCATCGTGCACTGGAATGCCGTCGCGCTGGTGGCGGTATCCTTGCTGCCGGCGGCCTTCGGCGCCGGACTTTGCTACCTGCTGGCGGCGACCATCGGCGGCGCATGGTTCGTCTACAAAACCCGCGCGCTGGCGCGCAATCCCGCGCGCGATACCGCCATGGCCGCGTTCTTCGCCTCCATGGTGCAACTCGCGGTGCTGATCGGTGGTGTGGCACTCGATGCGCTGGTGCACTGACACGGCAGGGAGTCTGGTACTGCTGCTGCTGGCAGCACTGTGCGCACCGGCGGTGCACGCACTCGGCGTGCCCAAGCTCGATGCCGAGGCGGCGCTGACCGCCAGCCAGGCCGTGCTCGGCAGCCAACCAGCGGATTTCACCTTGCTCGATACCCGCGAGCGGCCCGTGCGCCTGGCGAGCCTGCGCGGCAAACCGTTACTGGTCAGCTTCATCTACACCGGCTGTTTCACGGTCTGCCCGACCCAGACCCGCACTTTGCACGAGGCGGTGCGCGGCCTCGACCGCATGCTCGGTCCCGATCAGTTCAACGTGGTCAGCATCGGCTTCAACCAGCCATTCGACAGCCCGCAGGCGCTCGGCGCCTTCGCGGCCCAACATCGCATCGACTATCCGAACTGGCAGTTTCTGAGTCCCCACGCGCGCATCGTCGCGGACCTCGCGCGCGCCTACGGCTTTTCCTACACGGAAACGCCGGCCGGTTTCGAACATGTCGTCGGCGTGACGGTGGTCGATGCCAACGGCCGCATCTACCGCCAGGTTTACGGTGAACGCTTGAACGCCGAAGCACTGGGCGAGCCCCTGCGCGAACTGCTGTTGTCGACGCCGGTGTCCGCCGCCGCCGGGTCGACATCCTTGCTCGAGCGCGTGCGCCTGTTGTGCACGGTCTATGACCCCGACACCGGCCAATACCGCTACAACTGGTCCTTGCTGCTGCAGGTGGTGAGCGGGCTGGCGTTCTTCCTGACCGTCGGCATCTACCTGTGGCGCGAACGTCGGCCGCACCCGTCCGCCACGGCGGTCGCCGAGATCCAAACATGAATCGTCGTTGACCACCCATGATCGAGACCATCGCCCCGTCAGGAAACGCCGCCTGGCGGTGGTTGGAACAGGGCTTCGACCGTGTCTTTGGGGCCAGCGCCAATCCCCTGCGCCTGCTGGGCGCGCTGCTGTTCCTGAGCTTTGCGCTGCTGGTGGTGAGCGGGGTGTGGCTGTACGCGGTGTTTGATACCTCGGTCGCCGGCGCCCACGCCTCGGTGGCGCGCCTGACCCAGGCGCGCTGGTCCGTCGGCGCACTCATGCACAGCGTGCATCGCTATGCGACCGATGCCTTCGTCATTCTCACGGTCCTGCACCTGTTGCGCGAGCTCTTGCATGGTCGCTGGCGTCACTTCCGGCGCTTCTCGTGGTGGACGGGTTGCGTGCTGCTGCCGCTCATTGCCGTGTGCGCCATCGGTGGCTTCTGGCTGAACTGGGACGAGCTCGGGCAATTCTCCGCCATCGCCACCGCCGAGTGGCTGGATGGTCTGCCGCTGCTGGCGCAGCCGCTGGCGCGCAATTTCCTGTCGGCGGCCGCGGTCAGCGATCGCCTGTTCTCGTTGTTCGTGTTCGTGCATATCGGTGCATCGCTGCTGCTGCTGCTCGGCGCGTGGTTGCATTTGCAACGCATGAGCCATGCGGTGGTGTGGCCGACGCGCAGGCTCGCGCTGGGCACGGTGTTGACGCTGACGACGCTGGCCGTGGCCGCGCCAGTCACCGAACTCGGCGCGGCGAACCTCGCACGCGTCTCGCCGGCCTTGAGTTTTGACTGGCTGGTGCTGTGGTTGCATCCGCTGATGTACGCAAGTTCGTCAGCATTCACCTGGACGCTGGTGCTTGCGCCGTTCGCGCTGTTGATGGCCTTGCCGTGGTTGCGCGGCGGGCCGTCGCCATCCGTGGCGGTGGTCGATGCCGGCAACTGCAATGGCTGCCGTCGCTGCTTCGCCGATTGTCCCTACGGCGCGGTCAGCATGATTCCCCATCCCGATGTCGGGCATGGTCGCGAACTGGCGGAGGTCGATGCCGCGCTGTGCGCGGGCTGTGGCATCTGTGCCGGCGCCTGTCCGTCGGCGACGCCGTTTCGCAGCGTGACGGCGCTCATCAACGGCATCGACATGCCTGCCTTGACCGTCGACACCTTGCGCCGGCGCCTGACGACGGGACTGCGCGACATCGCCGCACCGCGGCCCATCGTGTTGTTCGCCTGCGCGCGCGGCGCCGACAGCACGCGCGTGGCCGCGCCCGATGTGCTGGTGCTGCCCTTGCTCTGCAGCGGCCAGCTCGCGCCGGCCTTCGTCGAATATGCCTTGCACGATGGCGCGGCGGCCGTGCTGGTGGCGAGTTGCCATGAACTCGGCTGTGAATTCCGCCTCGGCGCGCGCTGGAGCCGCGCGCGCCTGGCCGCGCGACGCGAACCGCGCTTACGCGCGAGCGTGTCGCGCAAGCATGTCGAAATCGTGATGGCGGAGCGCGGCGAAGAAGGGCGCCTGGCCGTCGCGTTGAATGAATTGCGCCGCGGCATCGCGGCCGACGTCACGCACGCGGCGAGCGGTACGGAGGCATCCCATGGCTGAGCTCGACGGCTTGGCCAAGGATACCGATGCCCTCGGCTGGCGCGCGTGGCTGGGGCAGGCGCTGTTGTACGGCTTGTTCGCGCTCGTCATCGGCGTGTTCTCGCACTGGCCGCCCTACCGGCATCTGCCGCCCGATACCGCGGTCATCAAGCTGAGCGTCGTGCATACCGGCAAACCGGTCAGCGATTGCCACCAACTGAGTGCCGAGGAACTGGCGGCGCTGCCGCCCAACATGCGCGCGCCGGTCAGCTGTCCGCGCGAACGTTCGCCGGTGGTGGTCGAGCTCGACATCGACGGCGCAGCGGCGGCGCGCATCACGGCCCCGCCTTCGGGCCTGTCCGGCGATGGCGCGTCGGCCATCTACGCGCGCTTGCCGGTCGCGGCCGGCGAGCGCGCCATCGCGGTACGCCTTCGTGACGATGCGCGCGGCGAGGTCTTCGCCTACCACGCGGAACGCCGCATCACGCTCGCGCCGGCCCAGGTGCTGGTCATTGATTTCGATGCGCAACATGGAGCGATCACCCTCAAATGAACACCCTCATTCGCTCGCATTTGTATGCCGACGACAGTACACCGATGGCAGCGGACAACCACTACCGCTTGGCGGTCAGCGCCGGCGCGAAGGCCCTGGCCCGCGGCTGGCTGTGGCTGGGTCTCGGCGCGCTGGTCGGTTCTGGCCTGTTCTCCATCCTGCTGGTGCTGGCGCGCACGCCCGGCATCAACGCAGCCCTGCCCGGCATCGATTTCTTTCGCACGGCGCTGGTGGTGCATGTCGACCTGTCGGTGTTGGTGTGGTTCGTGGCGATTGCCGGCATGTTGTGGAGCACCCAGACCTCGGCGCGCGGCCAGGCGTGGGGATGGTGCGCGCTGACACTCGCCGCGCTCGCGACGGCGATGATGGTGCTGGCGCCGTTTCTCGCGCCGGGCAATCCGGTCATGGCCAATTACATTCCTGTACTGGAATCGCCGTTGTTCCTGGCCGGGCTCGTGGTGTTCGGCGTGGCGGCACTGGTACTGGTGGTACGCACGCTGCTGTGCATGTCGCTTCTCGATGCGCGCTTCGATGGCGCGGCGGCGCTGCGTTTCGGGCTGTATGCCGCGGCCGTCGCCACCGCGGTGGCCTTGCTGGCCTTCGGCTGGTCGCTGGCGGCGGTGCCGCTGGCGCTGGACAGCAAGGCCTACTGGGAGATCCTGTTCTGGGGCGGCGGCCATGCGCTGCAATACACCTGGACGCTGCTGCTGCTGGTGGCGTGGTTGTGGCTGGCCGACGCTTGCGGCGCGCGCCTGGCCTTGAGCGCGCGGGTCAGCCTGTTGCTGTTCGTCATCGCGCTGGCACCGGTCTTCATCACGCTCTACGCCTACCTGGCCGCCGATGTGCTGTCGGTCGCGCATCGGCAACTCCATACCATCGGCATGCGTGTCGGCGGCGGCATGGCGATTTTCCCGGTCGCGCTGGCGGTGGTGTTGGCCTTCCGCGAACGCAAAACGGTGAGCGAGGCCGCGCGGCCGCTGCGCGCGGCGCTGTTCTCGTCCATCGCGCTGTTCGCGGCCGGAGGACTCATCGCGCTGGCCATCAGCGGCAGCAACGTCAAGATCCCGGCCCATTACCATGGCTGCATCGTCGGCGTGACGCTCGCCATCATGGGCTTGGTCTATCACCTGCTGCCGCAACTCGGCTATGGCACGCCGCGCGGGCGGCTGGCGGTCAGTCAGCCCTACCTGTATGGCTTGGGCCAGCTCATGCACATCGTCGGCCTGGTGTGGTCCGGTGGCTACGGCGTGCAGCGCAAGGTGGCCGGCGCCGAACAGGTCTTGCGCAGTCCCGGCGAGATCTTCGGCATGGGCCTCATGGGACTCGGCGGCCTGGTTGCAATCGTCGGCGGCCTGCTGTTCGTG harbors:
- the cyoE gene encoding protoheme IX farnesyltransferase, with the translated sequence MNSAPMALSVDDQPRWRLVAGVFKLRIGMLIMLTALAGLAIAPAPAPAAWRVLVMALAVFVASASSGAFNQFVEADSDRRMVRTRNRAFASGALRAGPAWMGVIVGLLALAVATTWAVLNGTAAVFLFLGAFTYGVVYTVALKRRTWLNIVFGGLAGSFAVLTGAAAADPQLGVLPLLLALILFLWTPPHFWSLAIANCADYAAADVPMLPVVVGVPRAARIVHWNAVALVAVSLLPAAFGAGLCYLLAATIGGAWFVYKTRALARNPARDTAMAAFFASMVQLAVLIGGVALDALVH
- a CDS encoding cytochrome C oxidase subunit II produces the protein MSAILPPSERVWYKHPIDRVEGTWIAIALTWCLIMFFMMIGWHIWGKQNLSTETYRTTAEQYTAKVQAMVDKYTVRTETDQKIPVVAAPPGSDIFLVARLWSFWPILELENGKTYRLHLSSMDYNHGFSLQPANINIQVVPGYEHVVTITPNQSGQYSVVCNEFCGIGHHAMVSRLYVK
- a CDS encoding c-type cytochrome yields the protein MKQAAAPDQLKLGEEVYGRVCAACHQATGLGMPGAFPPLVNSDYLKADVNRAITAVVKGLTGKITVNGVDYQGAMPPMAYLKDDEIAAALSYVLTKWNGGGAVTPAQVAATRGGAAPAADAAAQSRHPLASDAEHAYSGAPSPIPAGETADMITSDGPPMTVTEFDASKQIYFERCAGCHGVLRKGATGKPLTTDIARVKGTEYLKTMITYGSPAGMPNWGTSGALTDAQIDGLARYLQHPPPEPPEFGMEQMMKSWKVLVAPEKRPTAPMHKRNIDNFFVVTLRDSGEVAVIDGDTKEIVNIIKTGYAVHISRPSASGRYVYTIGRDARIDMIDLWMNPPAKVAEIKIGLEARSVETTKYKGFEDRYAVAGAYWPPQYVFMDGPTLKPLKIISTRGMTVDTQEYHPEPRVAAIVASHQHPEFIINVKETGKILLANYEDINNLSVTTIDGARFLHDGGWDSTKRYFLTAANQSNKVAVIDSKERKLAALIDVEKIPHPGRGANLNDPKFGPVWVTSALGNPNVTFIATDPASHKDHAWKVVRTLQGMGGGSLFVKSHPHSNNLWVDAPLNPDAKISQSVAVFDVKNPDAPFEVLPIAAWADLGEGAKRVVQPEYNAAGDEVWFSVWNGKDQKSALVIVDDKTRKLKAVIKDERLITPTGKFNVHNTMEDIY
- a CDS encoding hydrogenase iron-sulfur subunit; the encoded protein is MIETIAPSGNAAWRWLEQGFDRVFGASANPLRLLGALLFLSFALLVVSGVWLYAVFDTSVAGAHASVARLTQARWSVGALMHSVHRYATDAFVILTVLHLLRELLHGRWRHFRRFSWWTGCVLLPLIAVCAIGGFWLNWDELGQFSAIATAEWLDGLPLLAQPLARNFLSAAAVSDRLFSLFVFVHIGASLLLLLGAWLHLQRMSHAVVWPTRRLALGTVLTLTTLAVAAPVTELGAANLARVSPALSFDWLVLWLHPLMYASSSAFTWTLVLAPFALLMALPWLRGGPSPSVAVVDAGNCNGCRRCFADCPYGAVSMIPHPDVGHGRELAEVDAALCAGCGICAGACPSATPFRSVTALINGIDMPALTVDTLRRRLTTGLRDIAAPRPIVLFACARGADSTRVAAPDVLVLPLLCSGQLAPAFVEYALHDGAAAVLVASCHELGCEFRLGARWSRARLAARREPRLRASVSRKHVEIVMAERGEEGRLAVALNELRRGIAADVTHAASGTEASHG
- a CDS encoding SCO family protein, coding for MRWCTDTAGSLVLLLLAALCAPAVHALGVPKLDAEAALTASQAVLGSQPADFTLLDTRERPVRLASLRGKPLLVSFIYTGCFTVCPTQTRTLHEAVRGLDRMLGPDQFNVVSIGFNQPFDSPQALGAFAAQHRIDYPNWQFLSPHARIVADLARAYGFSYTETPAGFEHVVGVTVVDANGRIYRQVYGERLNAEALGEPLRELLLSTPVSAAAGSTSLLERVRLLCTVYDPDTGQYRYNWSLLLQVVSGLAFFLTVGIYLWRERRPHPSATAVAEIQT
- a CDS encoding TonB-dependent receptor produces the protein MDLKYPITLRCCAAFALLAPWGAQAASADAPSHLEEIVVVGAKTERPRWTVPAPVTVITQERLAMEQAQGLGDISRYEASLESDVDTPRFGATGLSIRGIGGNRVALEFDGVPLPQQFNVGNFADSSRLSLDPAIIKRIEILRGPASALYGSDALGGVMVIDSVDGRDLVAPGRTHYVCGNAGYFGGNDSAMGQGTYAYAQASDALVTSFSYRSGDEPDNRARGVADDRVDFYQWQSFSKWTHDFSNGSTLRTSLDYFRRAADSDLHALLGFGRFATTSRLGGDDQQDRWRTAVTYTLPRIGWMDEGSVTLYRQDDSTRQFTDEERLGPTGHALFLERNFKLRERGYGGEMRTRWNFVTGPLEHVLVSGVEWDDSRLTESRTGLSTDRVTGIASTTLLGERFPLRDMPVSDSTEVGVYGQDEIILGRVSIVPALRWDHFDLNAKTDSIFTDQSRMTDLEDDDLTLRLGATWRVVDALALYANYAEGFRAPPAADVNLYLDLAALNVRALPNPDLKPERSRNAEAGFRFDWRGTRFEAGAYYARYEDFIESRARLGVDPVSGAQLFQSRNLAEASIYGVEAEFEQQLGALWPRLEDFRLASSMHWAHGTNEVSKQPLNTVTPMKALFSLRWQPSAWPFAADLHVTHYAHQNRTDFSTAPFFVPPARTVVDLIMHWAPSPHASCHLGLYNLGNQRVWSYAEVRRLAPDDPRVEIASWPGVHANFTVNLRY
- a CDS encoding cbb3-type cytochrome c oxidase subunit I; translation: MSIATTYRTCPRSGLQFEKNAEALMKANAFIGVVWLLIGGILAVGVVLTRWPAVHWLPADKFYMVLTAHGIDMLIFWIIFFEVAVLYFASSSLLRCRLATPRVAWLAFALMLIGSVLNNVTVFRGASSVMMTSYVPMMAEPNFYLGLILFAVGALIACFVFFGTLVVAKREKTYEGSVPLVTFGAITAAIIAVFTISSGAIILIPTWLKALGIVHEVDALVYRTVWWAFGHSSQQINVAAHISVWYLVAAVAFGAKPMSERVSRMAFLLYILFLQLASAHHLLADPGLSTPWKVVNTSYFMYFAVLASMIHGLTIPGAMEVAQRRKGYTKGLFEWLRKAPWGNPTFSGVFIAIIGFGFLGGISGVMMGTEQLNMIIHNTIYVPGHFHATVVIGTTLTFMALTYYLIPVLFKREMIAPGLAKWQPYLFGFSMYFFCLVMMGAGTLGVERRHWDMAFGGSPLAYEWPGAAYLMMGLVGVAGVAAILGGAIYIFITVGSLLWGRRLEDGEVSARFVPVARAAPTAIAQTYGSAGFAAPGTFALAMVFLISFVLYYFINWKYLSTLWGLS